A genomic region of Chaetodon auriga isolate fChaAug3 chromosome 11, fChaAug3.hap1, whole genome shotgun sequence contains the following coding sequences:
- the gins1 gene encoding DNA replication complex GINS protein PSF1 has protein sequence MFCEKAIELIRELHRMSDGQLPAFNEDGLRQVLQEMEALYEQNQTDVNEAKAEGRADLIPSIKLRHCCLLRNQRCLTAYLYDRLLRIRALRWEYGSVLPANVRFHMCAEEVQWFSQYKKSLASFMRSLGGGDGLDITQDMKPPKSLYIEVRCLKDHGEFEIDDGTVILLKKNSQHFLPRWKCEQLIRQGVLEHVVS, from the exons ATGTTCTGTGAAAAAGCCATCGAGTTGATCAGAGAACTTCACCGGATGAGCGACGGACAGCTGCCCGCTTTTAAC GAGGATGGACTCCGGCAGGTTCTGCAGGAGATGGAAGCTCTTTATGAACAGAACCAGACTGACGT taACGAGGCGAAGGCTGAGGGTCGAGCTGACTTGATTCCCTCCATTAAACTGCGTCACTGTTGCCTGTTGAGGAACCAGCGCTGCCTCACTGCCTACCT GTACGACCGTCTGCTGAGGATCAGAGCTCTGCGATGGGAGTACGGCAGCGTGCTGCCCGCTAACGTCCGCTTCCACATGTGtgcagaggag gtgcaGTGGTTCAGTCAGTATAAAAAGTCTCTGGCCTCCTTCATGCGGTCTCTGGGTGGGGGGGATGGTCTGGACATAACTCAGGACATGAAGCCTCCGAAGAGTCTTTACATCGAG GTGAGGTGTTTAAAGGATCACGGCGAGTTTGAGATCGACGATGGAACGGTGATCCTGCTGAAGAAGAACAGTCAG CACTTCCTGCCGCGGTGGAAATGTGAGCAGCTGATTCGTCAGGGCGTCCTGGAGCACGTTGTGTCCTGA